In Streptomyces spororaveus, one genomic interval encodes:
- the casB gene encoding type I-E CRISPR-associated protein Cse2/CasB — protein sequence MTIPEQSTGAPEVSTAPWYWCDFEPGRSKAGRTPPGSDLAALRMGLTLPAGTVPQMWRHYRTKIDDSLAARGLVPDKLVAEHMALALFAMHQQGQARLMHARGIGLGQAARTLHERFSTDGVDGRMAAAAQARTLNAVFFAVRGLVSQLASIGQPLDYTRLLYDLQVWPFPETRARAVRAWGLTYHAWTKPADTQNSTV from the coding sequence ATGACCATCCCCGAACAGAGCACCGGCGCACCCGAGGTGAGCACCGCCCCGTGGTACTGGTGCGACTTCGAACCGGGCCGGTCGAAGGCCGGGAGGACACCGCCCGGATCTGATCTGGCCGCGCTGCGGATGGGGCTGACTCTTCCGGCGGGGACAGTCCCGCAGATGTGGCGCCACTACCGGACGAAGATCGACGACTCTCTGGCCGCCCGCGGCCTGGTCCCGGACAAGCTGGTCGCCGAGCACATGGCGCTGGCCCTGTTCGCGATGCATCAGCAGGGCCAGGCCAGGCTGATGCACGCGCGGGGCATCGGCCTCGGGCAGGCCGCCCGGACCCTGCACGAGCGCTTCAGCACCGATGGAGTGGACGGCCGGATGGCCGCGGCCGCGCAGGCCCGCACCCTGAACGCCGTGTTCTTCGCCGTACGCGGCCTGGTGTCCCAGCTCGCAAGCATCGGGCAGCCCCTCGACTACACGCGGCTCCTGTACGACCTGCAGGTGTGGCCCTTCCCCGAAACCCGCGCCCGCGCCGTCCGAGCCTGGGGACTGACCTACCACGCGTGGACGAAGCCGGCCGACACCCAGAACAGCACCGTGTAG
- the casA gene encoding type I-E CRISPR-associated protein Cse1/CasA codes for MIPEAVDKRLPFSRAQPCRGSADLARTGAALPAPAPASEQTWPRSPRASGEDSDHGEPGASIQISRTTTPRWGQPACYGSAVRRFERCPIVGANQLRSAAGADCQTHPVHLRVGPPDVGIQGVRNVWPRLALSLQSCVPSSSSCLTIRQLAEKGAILAAHESCLVDEGCIPVRSADGVREVGLRSALLDSHTFAGLAVELPTMTPVLLRQLLVPVVLDALGPIDAEAWADMMDEARFTPGQCADIAQYLDEHRDSFRVFDDVRPFGQAAGLTHPKDVVKPVTELMPHVATGNNTPLRNARTDADPEPVPVGEAVRWMLHAQSWDTAGIKTAAVGDPKAKAGKTMGARVGPLGFLGVVTPIGPTLFETIVLNLPTGARPDGDMPQWRRDPLGPTWDERTPAGVLDLFTWQARRIRLIPDEIDGGLYVSHVVMSGGDRMPEVPAWEPHTLWTIKKDPKKGSIRYPRRHLPGRTGWRGLKTLIALDQDTTGVETSSLLTQIASATLTGDLPVTYPLRAETCGVVYGTQSAIIADVLFDSMPIPMAALRADMALRGSVIQVCTQAENLAYAIDDLAKHLALAVGGEPAPAGKGQQPGTKLLHTLDPLVRRFLTGCQHNPDHAELDQAHHAFETLADRAARAAADELLHRLPGRAFNGVTQGKGADAKTYRQASAERFFHAALRRNLTHLYPPAEETSA; via the coding sequence GTGATTCCCGAAGCCGTTGACAAACGACTCCCGTTCTCGCGTGCACAGCCATGTAGGGGGTCCGCCGACCTCGCGCGTACGGGAGCAGCTCTGCCTGCACCTGCACCTGCATCGGAGCAGACATGGCCCAGGTCGCCCCGCGCGAGCGGAGAAGACTCCGACCACGGGGAGCCCGGAGCCAGCATCCAGATCTCACGCACCACGACTCCACGCTGGGGGCAGCCGGCTTGTTACGGATCCGCTGTAAGGCGGTTCGAGCGATGCCCGATCGTCGGGGCGAACCAGCTGAGATCTGCCGCGGGAGCCGATTGTCAGACCCATCCGGTACACCTCCGGGTGGGTCCTCCTGATGTCGGGATCCAGGGTGTTCGCAATGTTTGGCCACGGCTTGCTCTATCTCTTCAGAGTTGCGTACCGTCCTCTTCGTCTTGTCTGACCATCCGTCAACTTGCAGAGAAGGGAGCCATTTTGGCTGCTCACGAGTCGTGTTTGGTCGACGAGGGATGCATCCCTGTCAGAAGCGCCGACGGAGTGCGGGAGGTCGGTCTTCGTTCTGCGCTCCTCGACTCGCACACGTTCGCCGGTCTCGCGGTCGAGCTGCCGACGATGACCCCCGTTCTGCTGAGGCAGCTCCTCGTGCCCGTGGTCCTGGACGCGCTCGGCCCCATCGACGCCGAGGCGTGGGCGGACATGATGGACGAGGCCCGTTTCACTCCCGGCCAGTGCGCGGACATCGCCCAGTACCTGGATGAGCACCGGGACTCCTTCCGGGTCTTCGACGACGTTCGCCCCTTCGGCCAGGCGGCAGGGCTGACGCATCCGAAAGACGTCGTCAAGCCGGTGACCGAACTGATGCCGCACGTGGCGACGGGGAACAACACCCCGCTGCGCAATGCCCGTACGGACGCCGACCCCGAGCCGGTCCCGGTGGGGGAGGCGGTGCGGTGGATGCTGCATGCCCAGTCCTGGGACACCGCGGGGATCAAGACGGCCGCGGTCGGCGACCCGAAGGCGAAGGCCGGCAAGACGATGGGCGCAAGGGTGGGCCCGCTCGGGTTCCTCGGCGTCGTCACACCGATCGGACCGACTCTCTTCGAGACGATCGTGCTGAACCTTCCGACCGGCGCGCGGCCGGACGGCGACATGCCGCAGTGGCGCCGGGATCCGCTGGGGCCGACCTGGGACGAACGTACCCCGGCCGGTGTCCTGGACCTCTTCACCTGGCAGGCCCGCAGGATCCGTCTCATCCCCGACGAGATCGACGGCGGGCTGTACGTCTCGCACGTCGTCATGTCCGGCGGGGACCGGATGCCCGAGGTGCCGGCCTGGGAGCCTCACACCCTTTGGACGATCAAGAAGGACCCGAAGAAGGGCAGCATCCGCTACCCCCGCCGACACCTGCCCGGCCGGACCGGATGGCGCGGCCTCAAGACACTCATCGCCCTCGACCAGGACACGACCGGTGTCGAGACGTCCAGCCTGCTCACGCAGATCGCGTCCGCCACCCTCACCGGCGACCTGCCCGTCACCTATCCGCTGCGCGCCGAGACCTGCGGTGTCGTCTACGGCACCCAGTCCGCGATCATCGCCGATGTCCTGTTCGACTCCATGCCCATCCCCATGGCCGCGCTCCGCGCCGACATGGCACTGCGCGGCTCGGTCATCCAGGTATGCACCCAGGCCGAGAACCTCGCCTACGCCATCGACGACCTCGCCAAGCACCTCGCGCTCGCGGTCGGCGGGGAACCCGCACCGGCCGGCAAGGGGCAGCAGCCCGGCACGAAGCTGCTCCACACCCTTGACCCGCTGGTGCGCAGGTTCCTGACCGGCTGCCAGCACAACCCGGACCATGCCGAGCTCGACCAGGCGCATCACGCCTTCGAGACCCTTGCCGACCGGGCCGCCCGCGCAGCCGCGGACGAGCTGCTGCACCGGCTCCCGGGGCGGGCGTTCAACGGCGTCACGCAGGGCAAGGGTGCCGACGCGAAGACATACCGGCAGGCCAGCGCCGAACGGTTCTTCCACGCGGCGTTGCGCCGCAATCTCACCCACCTGTACCCGCCCGCCGAGGAGACAAGCGCATGA
- the cas3 gene encoding CRISPR-associated helicase Cas3': MLCTFTRLGLSAEEMDRLGCLWGKSAGRGGGTVNLLLSHMLDTAAVAELIWDHYLAPATREMLDRVAGDGRRFFAWVCGIHDCGKATPAFQRQAPAEAARLAEAGLGWREGVVTARTSREWAHDKAGGFLLRTVLKGTGGWGRRSIDWVCPMVSGHHGVLRAATQSDVTHAHGDAHGRSAEWKAAQARVIEAFTLAMGYESLAEVQPVGVPARADQLTLLGFVVMADWIASDAGHFPGIPDLARVSVADARRRAAAAWQDRRLGGGLRTLQPTAGTDVVKLRFGHDARASQALAVGIVRTMSAPGLVVLEAPMGEGKTKTALAVAEVMAERFGLSGVFVGMPTQATSDPMFTNVRAWASQVQPGAEDEAVLLHGKRAFNTEWKAMLAGDWTAADARFRSVQEDADDCCNRYGPADWFLGPKRGLLAHLTVGTIDQLLYAATRTRHVMLRTAGLAGKVVILDEVHACDVYMSQFLKEALFWLGQARVPVILLSATLPPAQRAELAAAYMAGAEPARTVALSDPGGYPNVTCVWPGMPAPLTAHTATWRPDLPVRLRVLPEPALLRGIRLTDTQAEQPVINLLDQELADGGCALIIRNTVSRAQRTHRQLAARYGTDTVILHGQLTAAARADRTERLLAQLGPDKDTPRPGRLILVATQVAEQSFDIDADLIVTDLAPVDLLLQRVGRVHRHEGTSRPARLTRPTVYVTALQPGLAGAPPRIERGAEYIYGRHLLLRTASLVLAAENAGGWAVPSQVPELVAAVYGETPVVPPAWQADAEKAQTEWDQEQETRRKEAAKFLLTRTGEHTAKTLDGLHYASTQASTEDHLAAVVRDGEMSIEAVLIIRTPAGYTTLGGQPLGADGTLVHAHLDTLAGDMMRLPARLTGEALDHLSPLPGWSSHPWLRSTRALVLDPNLAGAVGRYAVAYDPGTGLTYTAA; the protein is encoded by the coding sequence ATGCTGTGTACCTTTACCCGCCTTGGCCTGAGTGCCGAGGAGATGGATCGGCTCGGTTGCCTGTGGGGGAAGTCCGCCGGGCGTGGCGGGGGGACGGTGAACCTGCTGCTTTCTCACATGCTTGATACCGCGGCCGTGGCCGAACTCATCTGGGACCACTACCTCGCTCCGGCGACCCGGGAGATGCTCGACCGGGTGGCGGGTGATGGGCGCCGGTTCTTCGCGTGGGTCTGCGGGATCCATGACTGCGGTAAGGCGACTCCGGCGTTCCAGCGGCAGGCTCCCGCTGAAGCCGCTCGTCTCGCGGAGGCCGGGTTGGGCTGGCGTGAGGGGGTTGTCACCGCCCGGACCTCACGGGAGTGGGCGCACGACAAGGCGGGGGGCTTCCTGCTCCGGACCGTTCTGAAGGGCACGGGCGGGTGGGGGCGCCGGAGTATCGACTGGGTGTGCCCGATGGTGTCGGGACATCATGGTGTTCTTCGGGCGGCGACGCAGAGCGATGTCACCCACGCCCATGGCGACGCGCATGGCAGGAGCGCCGAGTGGAAGGCCGCGCAGGCACGGGTCATCGAGGCTTTCACCCTGGCCATGGGGTACGAGTCGCTGGCCGAGGTCCAGCCGGTGGGGGTGCCGGCCCGGGCGGACCAGCTCACGCTCCTCGGGTTCGTCGTCATGGCGGACTGGATCGCCTCGGACGCCGGGCACTTTCCCGGCATCCCCGATCTGGCCCGTGTGTCCGTGGCCGACGCGCGCCGCCGGGCAGCTGCCGCTTGGCAGGACCGCCGGCTGGGCGGTGGCCTGCGCACCCTGCAGCCGACCGCGGGGACCGATGTGGTGAAGCTGAGGTTCGGGCACGACGCGCGCGCGTCACAGGCCCTCGCCGTCGGCATCGTGCGGACGATGAGCGCGCCCGGGCTGGTGGTCCTCGAGGCGCCGATGGGCGAGGGGAAGACGAAGACGGCGCTGGCCGTGGCCGAGGTGATGGCCGAACGGTTCGGCCTGTCCGGGGTGTTCGTCGGGATGCCGACGCAGGCCACCTCCGACCCGATGTTCACCAACGTTCGCGCCTGGGCCTCGCAGGTCCAGCCGGGTGCCGAGGACGAAGCCGTGCTCCTCCACGGGAAACGTGCCTTCAACACCGAGTGGAAAGCGATGCTGGCCGGGGACTGGACGGCGGCCGACGCCCGGTTCCGCAGCGTCCAGGAAGACGCCGACGACTGCTGTAACCGCTACGGTCCGGCCGACTGGTTCCTCGGCCCCAAGCGCGGACTGCTCGCGCATCTCACCGTCGGCACCATCGACCAGCTCCTGTACGCCGCGACCCGCACCAGGCACGTCATGCTCCGCACCGCCGGGCTCGCGGGGAAGGTCGTCATCCTTGACGAGGTCCACGCCTGCGACGTCTACATGTCACAGTTCCTGAAAGAGGCCCTCTTCTGGCTCGGGCAGGCCCGCGTTCCGGTGATCCTCCTGTCGGCGACCCTGCCTCCCGCGCAACGCGCCGAGCTTGCTGCCGCGTACATGGCCGGCGCGGAACCGGCGCGCACCGTCGCCCTCTCCGACCCGGGCGGATACCCCAACGTCACCTGCGTCTGGCCCGGCATGCCCGCCCCCCTGACCGCGCACACCGCGACCTGGCGGCCCGACCTGCCCGTCCGCCTCCGCGTTCTCCCCGAACCCGCACTACTGCGCGGCATCCGCCTCACCGACACGCAGGCCGAGCAGCCCGTCATCAACCTCCTCGATCAGGAACTCGCCGACGGCGGGTGCGCGCTGATCATCCGCAACACCGTCAGCAGGGCGCAGCGCACTCACCGGCAGCTCGCCGCCCGGTACGGGACCGACACGGTCATCCTGCACGGGCAGCTCACCGCCGCCGCCCGCGCCGACCGCACCGAGCGGCTTCTTGCCCAGCTCGGGCCCGACAAAGACACCCCGCGCCCGGGCCGTCTGATCCTCGTGGCCACGCAGGTAGCCGAGCAGTCGTTCGACATCGACGCGGACCTGATCGTCACCGACCTCGCCCCCGTCGACCTGCTCCTGCAGCGCGTCGGACGCGTCCACCGCCACGAGGGAACCAGCCGGCCGGCACGGCTGACGCGGCCAACCGTCTACGTCACCGCCCTGCAGCCCGGCCTTGCCGGGGCGCCGCCCCGCATCGAGCGGGGCGCTGAGTACATCTACGGCCGCCACCTCCTGCTCCGCACCGCGTCCCTCGTCCTGGCCGCGGAGAACGCCGGAGGATGGGCGGTCCCGTCCCAGGTCCCCGAACTCGTCGCCGCCGTGTACGGCGAGACGCCTGTCGTCCCGCCGGCCTGGCAGGCCGACGCCGAGAAGGCCCAGACGGAGTGGGACCAGGAGCAGGAAACCCGGCGTAAGGAGGCTGCCAAGTTCCTCCTCACCCGCACCGGCGAGCACACCGCCAAGACCCTCGACGGCCTCCACTACGCCAGCACTCAGGCCAGCACTGAGGACCACCTGGCCGCCGTCGTCCGCGACGGAGAGATGTCCATCGAGGCCGTTCTCATCATCCGCACCCCGGCCGGCTACACGACCCTGGGCGGCCAGCCTCTCGGCGCGGACGGCACCCTCGTACACGCCCACCTCGACACCCTCGCAGGCGACATGATGCGCCTACCCGCCCGCCTCACCGGCGAAGCCCTCGACCACCTCAGCCCACTGCCCGGCTGGTCCAGCCACCCCTGGCTGCGCTCCACCCGCGCCCTCGTCCTCGACCCCAACCTGGCCGGAGCTGTCGGTCGGTACGCCGTCGCCTACGACCCCGGCACCGGCCTCACCTACACTGCCGCCTGA
- a CDS encoding toxin Doc, producing the protein MELHIDIRWLLDRQEDLLGKDLGVLDYSGLVAAVARHRVNTPSWGTEEPDAYWRAAALLEQIVLTRPLPARNEYFGYGIAVAYIKASGKDIDTAFEPWRDLITDIRGLRLTVYDVADRLRSLRPAS; encoded by the coding sequence TTGGAACTGCACATCGACATCCGTTGGCTCCTGGACCGGCAGGAGGACCTCCTCGGCAAGGACCTTGGCGTCCTGGACTATTCGGGTCTGGTCGCCGCGGTCGCCCGCCACCGGGTCAACACCCCGTCCTGGGGGACGGAAGAGCCGGACGCCTACTGGCGGGCGGCTGCGCTGCTGGAGCAGATCGTCCTCACCCGCCCGCTGCCGGCCCGCAACGAGTACTTCGGCTACGGCATCGCCGTCGCCTACATCAAGGCCTCCGGCAAGGACATCGACACCGCCTTCGAACCATGGCGCGACCTGATCACCGACATCCGCGGCCTGCGCCTGACCGTGTACGACGTCGCCGACCGGCTCCGCTCACTGCGCCCGGCTTCCTGA
- a CDS encoding antitoxin MazE7, giving the protein MADTTVKIDSETRDRLAALAAAHGKSLRAYLAALAIEEENQLALGRATAAFRETVGRPGIAAAFDAEFGAPPAAGGTRAA; this is encoded by the coding sequence ATGGCTGATACCACCGTGAAGATCGACTCCGAGACCCGGGACCGCCTCGCCGCCCTGGCTGCCGCCCACGGCAAGAGCCTGCGCGCCTATCTGGCAGCACTGGCCATCGAGGAGGAGAACCAGCTCGCCCTGGGCCGGGCCACCGCGGCGTTCCGCGAGACGGTCGGCCGGCCGGGCATCGCAGCCGCGTTCGACGCGGAGTTCGGCGCACCGCCCGCGGCCGGCGGAACCCGGGCGGCCTGA
- a CDS encoding 3-oxoacyl-ACP synthase III family protein has protein sequence MSTHSRIAHTTVHLPTRRQHVTEIEQLLHQHSPALRLPAGLLQRTFGLHERTVADPGDLPSDLAARAAARLLHTARLTPADIDLLLFAAVSADVREPANAHIVAAKTGLSCPAFDIGNACNGVINALQVADALIRTGQHRRVLITCGETLTRLSRWNLTRDQLRTGLTSLTGADLGAALLVEASPVPGITGSVFLANSAGWPAATLYDPHHAPNHPQGLHIDSDALLGSFIDLDDQGAQWLKEQHVNVRDLNLVCVHQPSVPFVDAFRTRMDIEPAQIIPTFPHTGNAAAATLPLQLAQAVRHRRLAPGDTVALFGLASGASAAVMLLRW, from the coding sequence GTGAGCACCCACAGCCGCATCGCCCACACCACAGTCCATCTGCCCACCCGACGCCAGCACGTTACCGAGATCGAACAACTCCTCCACCAGCACAGCCCCGCCCTCAGACTGCCCGCCGGTCTCCTGCAGCGCACCTTCGGCCTGCACGAACGCACCGTCGCCGATCCCGGCGATCTGCCCTCCGACCTCGCCGCCCGGGCCGCCGCCCGCCTCTTACACACCGCCCGCCTCACACCGGCCGACATCGACCTGCTGCTGTTCGCCGCGGTCAGCGCCGACGTCCGCGAACCCGCCAACGCCCACATCGTCGCGGCGAAGACGGGCCTGTCCTGCCCGGCCTTCGACATCGGCAACGCGTGCAACGGCGTCATCAACGCCCTCCAGGTCGCCGACGCCCTCATCCGAACCGGCCAGCACCGCCGCGTCCTGATCACCTGCGGGGAAACCCTCACCCGCCTCTCCCGCTGGAACCTCACCCGAGACCAGCTGCGCACCGGACTCACCTCGCTGACCGGCGCCGACCTGGGGGCGGCCCTGCTGGTGGAGGCCTCACCTGTCCCGGGCATCACCGGATCGGTGTTCCTGGCCAACTCCGCAGGATGGCCCGCCGCCACCCTCTACGACCCCCACCACGCCCCCAACCACCCCCAGGGCCTCCACATCGACTCCGACGCCCTGCTCGGCTCCTTCATCGACCTCGACGACCAGGGCGCCCAGTGGCTCAAGGAACAGCACGTCAACGTCCGCGACCTCAACCTTGTCTGCGTCCACCAGCCGTCCGTGCCCTTCGTCGACGCCTTCCGCACCCGCATGGACATCGAACCCGCGCAGATCATCCCCACCTTCCCCCACACCGGCAACGCCGCCGCCGCGACCCTGCCCCTCCAACTCGCCCAGGCAGTGCGCCACCGCCGGCTGGCCCCGGGCGACACGGTCGCTCTCTTCGGACTCGCCAGCGGAGCCAGCGCCGCAGTGATGCTCCTGCGCTGGTGA
- a CDS encoding SDR family oxidoreductase: MTRGSRLPAEPAPAAAATPEPPEPPAPAAAEPPVREAADPWAAPVSTDAKHSRRPLTEGLEVEQLKVYAAAAGPRRRGPLPCRGLVVVRVRGAACGPRRGESSWEGRGVLVAGSGGRSVLVTGATGGFGRVIVFRLAGAGWDVIAGARDRDKARNLVADAAGRGLALRTVQLDVACEASCRQALQECAEMTGGGPWALVNNAGIPQAGAVADVDDEDARRLLEVNLLGPARLCRLVLPAMAACGGGRIVNISSGLGRVPWPMGAWYSAGKHALSALTHCLRVEAAHLGVRVSLIEPGAFATPMLSRALTDLNTLRDPANPGYDSTTRLFTAVDRRVPGPEPVARTVETCLTARRPRPRYVVGREARFLVPLHTMLPLSLTDRIKHAVTGLPRTPAAAARPPGQQPGERSGRVKETA; this comes from the coding sequence GTGACCCGCGGGTCGCGCCTGCCCGCCGAGCCCGCTCCCGCTGCGGCCGCCACCCCCGAGCCCCCCGAGCCCCCCGCTCCCGCCGCTGCCGAGCCGCCGGTGCGGGAGGCCGCCGATCCGTGGGCTGCACCCGTGAGCACGGACGCGAAGCACTCCCGGAGGCCCCTGACCGAGGGTCTGGAAGTGGAGCAGCTGAAGGTGTACGCGGCCGCGGCCGGGCCCCGGCGGCGGGGGCCACTACCTTGCCGGGGCCTCGTCGTTGTCCGCGTGAGGGGCGCGGCCTGCGGGCCGAGGCGCGGCGAGTCGAGTTGGGAAGGACGTGGGGTGCTGGTGGCGGGGTCGGGCGGGCGGAGTGTGCTGGTGACGGGGGCGACGGGTGGGTTTGGCCGGGTGATCGTGTTCCGTCTGGCGGGCGCGGGCTGGGACGTGATCGCCGGTGCACGCGACCGGGACAAGGCGCGGAACCTCGTGGCGGATGCCGCGGGGCGGGGCCTGGCCCTGCGCACCGTCCAGCTGGACGTCGCGTGCGAGGCATCCTGCCGCCAGGCGCTCCAGGAGTGCGCCGAGATGACGGGCGGCGGGCCGTGGGCGCTGGTCAACAACGCCGGCATCCCACAGGCAGGCGCGGTCGCTGACGTGGACGACGAGGACGCCCGTCGCCTGCTGGAGGTGAATCTGCTGGGTCCGGCCCGGCTGTGCCGGCTCGTCCTGCCGGCCATGGCCGCCTGCGGCGGCGGCCGGATCGTCAACATCTCCTCCGGCCTGGGCCGGGTCCCCTGGCCGATGGGCGCCTGGTACAGCGCGGGCAAGCACGCCCTCTCGGCCCTCACCCACTGCCTGCGCGTAGAGGCCGCCCACCTCGGCGTCCGCGTCAGCCTGATCGAGCCCGGCGCGTTCGCCACCCCCATGCTCAGCCGCGCCCTGACCGACCTCAACACCCTCCGCGATCCGGCGAACCCCGGCTACGACAGCACCACACGCCTGTTCACCGCCGTGGACCGCCGAGTACCCGGCCCCGAACCGGTGGCACGCACCGTCGAGACATGCCTGACGGCCCGTCGGCCGCGTCCCCGCTACGTCGTCGGCCGGGAAGCCCGCTTCCTCGTCCCCCTCCACACGATGCTGCCGCTGAGCCTCACCGACCGCATCAAGCACGCGGTCACCGGCCTGCCCCGCACCCCCGCAGCGGCAGCCCGGCCACCAGGCCAGCAACCCGGCGAAAGGTCCGGGCGCGTGAAGGAGACGGCGTGA
- a CDS encoding TetR/AcrR family transcriptional regulator: MDSPMQASEDSSRQEPATRRRRTGGRSARVRTQVLEAVGALLLEAGYDGLTVDAVAERAGVHRTTVYRRWRDVGHLLADVLDTASDDTWTPPDTGSLEDDLTALNQEVYEALAGGGPNLTMALIAAGFRSPEAAAALSRFWDDRYARCAAVVTRAADRGELPGPADSRALLIAATAPLYHELLLIRAVPDPTLPHRAARVAAAAARAGTFSTPQ; the protein is encoded by the coding sequence ATGGATTCCCCCATGCAGGCAAGCGAAGATTCCAGCCGACAGGAACCGGCCACGAGGCGGCGCCGGACCGGCGGCCGCAGCGCCCGCGTCCGCACCCAGGTGCTGGAGGCGGTGGGCGCGCTGCTCCTGGAGGCCGGGTACGACGGGCTGACAGTCGACGCGGTCGCCGAACGCGCCGGCGTCCACCGCACGACCGTCTACCGGCGCTGGCGCGACGTCGGACACCTGCTGGCCGACGTACTCGACACCGCATCCGACGACACGTGGACCCCACCGGACACCGGGTCACTGGAGGACGACCTGACTGCCCTCAACCAGGAGGTGTACGAGGCACTGGCGGGCGGCGGCCCGAACCTGACGATGGCTCTGATCGCCGCCGGATTCCGCTCGCCGGAGGCGGCAGCGGCACTGTCACGCTTCTGGGATGACCGCTACGCACGGTGCGCTGCGGTCGTCACCCGAGCAGCCGACCGGGGCGAACTGCCCGGCCCCGCCGACAGCCGGGCGCTGCTCATCGCGGCGACCGCCCCGCTCTACCACGAACTGCTGCTGATCCGGGCCGTCCCCGACCCGACGCTCCCGCACCGCGCCGCCCGGGTCGCCGCTGCGGCAGCCCGCGCCGGCACCTTCAGCACGCCGCAATGA
- a CDS encoding ABC-F family ATP-binding cassette domain-containing protein produces the protein MTAQLTASDLTKSYEGRLVLDSVDCSVPTGERLGIVGENGSGKSTLLRLLAGAERPDRGEVVLHAEGGVGHLAQEESLPPHLTVQQVVDRALAELRALEQDLRRLEARMADGDATAETLTAYADTLTAFELRGGYDADARVERSLHGLGLPGLPRERAVGGLSGGEAVRLRLAVLLAAAPEVLLLDEPTNHLDGAALTWLEDHLRARRGITVVVSHDRAFLERVATSLLEVDGDLHRTVRYGNGYAGYLAERAAERRRRAEAHTAWRAEAARLREAAAVTARRVAPGRAMKDGNKMAYDRAAGRVQQSLASRVRNAEERLARLLARPVHPPAEPLRFTAVPRTATTAAGPGTPAGPAGSDDARRVLLAAAGVAVEGRLAPVDVTVPAGGRLLVTGPNGAGKSTLLHVLAGALDPDLGQVVRHGQTGLLAQHTDAGTGRGTLLAAYAEGRSGTPEEHAERLLSLGLFARDRLSAPVGSLSVGQRQRLALARLVTEPADVLLLDEPTNHLSPALAEELQEALDRFAGAVVVVSHDRRLCARWPGDRLTLRAPAPAAAAAHP, from the coding sequence GTGACTGCGCAGCTCACCGCGTCTGACCTCACCAAGTCCTACGAAGGCCGCCTGGTCCTCGACTCCGTCGACTGCTCCGTCCCCACCGGCGAACGTCTCGGTATCGTCGGAGAGAACGGCTCGGGCAAGTCCACCCTGCTCCGGCTGCTGGCCGGGGCCGAGCGCCCCGACCGCGGCGAGGTCGTCCTTCACGCCGAAGGCGGCGTCGGCCATCTCGCGCAAGAGGAAAGCCTCCCCCCGCACCTGACCGTCCAGCAGGTGGTCGACCGCGCCCTCGCCGAGCTGCGCGCCCTGGAGCAGGACCTGCGCCGGCTGGAGGCCCGCATGGCCGACGGCGACGCCACCGCCGAGACCCTCACCGCGTACGCCGACACCCTCACCGCCTTCGAACTGCGCGGCGGGTACGACGCGGACGCCCGCGTGGAGCGTTCCCTGCACGGCCTCGGCCTGCCGGGCCTACCCCGCGAGCGCGCTGTCGGCGGCCTGTCCGGCGGCGAGGCCGTGCGCCTGCGCCTGGCCGTACTGCTCGCCGCCGCCCCGGAGGTGCTGCTCCTCGACGAGCCCACCAACCACCTCGACGGCGCCGCCCTGACCTGGCTGGAGGACCACCTGCGGGCCCGGCGCGGCATCACGGTCGTCGTCTCCCACGACCGGGCGTTCCTGGAACGCGTCGCCACCTCCCTTTTGGAGGTCGACGGTGACCTGCACAGGACCGTGCGGTACGGCAACGGCTACGCCGGCTACCTCGCGGAGCGCGCCGCCGAGCGGCGGCGCCGCGCGGAGGCCCACACCGCCTGGCGGGCCGAGGCAGCCCGGCTGCGCGAGGCCGCCGCCGTCACCGCCCGCCGGGTGGCGCCCGGCCGGGCCATGAAGGACGGCAACAAGATGGCGTACGACCGCGCTGCCGGCCGGGTCCAGCAGTCCCTCGCGAGCCGGGTCCGCAACGCCGAGGAACGGCTCGCCCGGCTGCTGGCCCGGCCGGTGCACCCACCCGCGGAGCCACTGCGGTTCACCGCCGTGCCGCGCACGGCCACCACCGCAGCCGGGCCTGGCACGCCCGCCGGGCCGGCCGGGTCCGACGACGCGCGACGGGTACTGCTGGCCGCGGCGGGCGTCGCGGTCGAGGGGCGGCTCGCGCCGGTGGATGTGACCGTGCCGGCCGGCGGCCGGCTGCTGGTCACGGGCCCGAACGGGGCGGGCAAGAGCACCCTGCTGCACGTTCTGGCCGGCGCCCTGGACCCCGACCTCGGGCAGGTCGTCCGGCACGGCCAAACCGGGCTGCTGGCCCAGCACACCGACGCCGGCACAGGCCGCGGAACGCTGCTCGCGGCCTACGCCGAGGGCCGCTCCGGGACTCCCGAGGAGCACGCCGAACGGCTCCTGTCGCTGGGCCTGTTCGCCCGCGACCGGCTGTCCGCTCCGGTCGGCTCCCTCTCCGTCGGGCAGCGGCAGCGGCTGGCCCTGGCCCGCCTGGTCACCGAACCGGCCGATGTCCTGCTGCTGGACGAGCCCACGAACCACCTCTCCCCCGCGCTGGCGGAGGAACTGCAGGAGGCGCTGGACCGGTTCGCCGGCGCAGTGGTCGTCGTCAGCCACGACCGGCGGCTGTGCGCCCGCTGGCCGGGCGACCGGCTCACCCTGCGCGCCCCGGCGCCCGCCGCAGCCGCCGCCCACCCGTGA